A genome region from Jeotgalibacillus aurantiacus includes the following:
- a CDS encoding transcriptional regulator, with protein sequence KLFKYRQQGHTVKMIYMDKTGLCSERRIKIRQLGENSFTAFCLKRGAVRTFQYDSILSVVLVIKREKAVI encoded by the coding sequence AAAAGCTCTTCAAGTATAGGCAGCAGGGACATACCGTTAAGATGATCTATATGGACAAAACAGGCTTATGTTCGGAGCGGAGGATCAAGATCAGGCAGTTGGGCGAGAACTCATTTACGGCTTTCTGTTTAAAGCGCGGTGCTGTCCGTACATTCCAATACGATAGTATTCTTTCTGTTGTTCTTGTGATTAAACGTGAAAAGGCAGTGATCTAA
- a CDS encoding YolD-like family protein, with translation MDSNDKDRGTIKWTSMMMPEHVAMLKDYLKNEYEAEEKPIMDEQVMEQIFMSIEESCEQHQTIDLHVHEKIKREKIRGRVTYIHFLDRYILMDTEQLFKRKIKFEDVVGMEFVE, from the coding sequence TTGGACAGCAACGATAAAGACCGTGGCACGATCAAGTGGACCAGTATGATGATGCCTGAGCATGTAGCCATGTTGAAGGACTATCTTAAAAACGAGTATGAAGCAGAAGAAAAACCGATCATGGATGAGCAGGTCATGGAGCAAATATTTATGTCTATCGAGGAGTCATGTGAGCAGCACCAAACGATTGATTTACATGTACACGAAAAGATAAAACGTGAGAAGATCCGGGGGAGGGTGACATATATTCATTTCTTGGATCGATATATACTGATGGACACTGAACAATTATTTAAACGAAAGATAAAATTCGAAGATGTGGTTGGCATGGAATTTGTGGAATGA